Proteins from a single region of Aneurinibacillus sp. REN35:
- the hisIE gene encoding bifunctional phosphoribosyl-AMP cyclohydrolase/phosphoribosyl-ATP diphosphatase HisIE has translation MDLESITFDENGLLPAVVQDAQSKEVLTLAYMNKESLAKTLETRETWFWSRSRQELWHKGATSGNTQQVIDVLYDCDRDALVVKVIPNGPACHKNVYSCFTDSLLSGNEDRQAVEEDRFAIFNQLEALIAKREAEMPEGSYTTYLFTEGVDKILKKVGEEASEVIIAAKNRSHDELRYEAADLLFHLLVLLREQKLSLDAVLQELEKRHVK, from the coding sequence ATGGATTTGGAGAGTATTACATTCGATGAGAACGGCCTGTTACCGGCAGTTGTTCAGGACGCACAGAGCAAAGAGGTACTGACGCTTGCCTATATGAATAAGGAGTCGCTAGCGAAAACACTGGAAACGCGTGAGACATGGTTTTGGAGCCGATCGCGCCAAGAACTGTGGCATAAAGGAGCAACATCAGGTAATACCCAGCAGGTGATCGATGTTTTGTATGACTGTGATCGTGATGCGCTTGTTGTAAAGGTCATTCCAAACGGACCGGCCTGTCATAAAAATGTATACTCCTGCTTTACGGATTCGCTGCTGTCCGGTAACGAGGATCGTCAGGCAGTGGAAGAAGACCGCTTCGCTATTTTCAACCAGCTCGAGGCACTGATTGCCAAGCGTGAAGCCGAGATGCCGGAAGGATCATATACGACCTACTTGTTTACAGAAGGCGTGGATAAGATTCTGAAGAAGGTAGGCGAAGAGGCGAGCGAGGTTATTATTGCGGCAAAAAACCGCAGCCATGATGAATTAAGGTATGAAGCGGCTGACTTGCTGTTTCATCTGCTCGTCCTGCTGCGTGAACAAAAGCTTTCGCTGGATGCAGTGCTTCAGGAGCTTGAAAAGCGGCACGTAAAATAG